In a genomic window of Halostella litorea:
- a CDS encoding DNA double-strand break repair nuclease NurA yields MTLDPVHFEGIARLARRIGRDVDDGDHGELAEQVWTDFLDPLVDDGRELLVPLGERRRRAIDVEAAALRERPFPSTHGLDSGTINPTTFKNGLVLDVAQAAMSSCPSDLDLHRSRSLVSTVHTSDDTVKLPEEWVEYDEGYGRRRVLQAPRVSRFTEGVVHALALYLAESEHALEHADRVDDLLILDGPLYPKELLNWQDRDAELRELAHDAKPNAIVENYVRLVERFIADGTPLVGFVKNPSSKLITRTVDRKGAPAPWVDDTALFTRLLERREDGERRTDQLTFTNWFVSRGGSDRTLAADGDALGVERELDPAAYEVTFFVVYDPREDVLYKVEAPYAVTSDPETRERLERHLLAEVAAERGPPAAVHKADALARISREEKRSLRRAFERSMDTEKQRTYDDVRWDADQ; encoded by the coding sequence ATGACGCTCGACCCGGTGCACTTCGAGGGGATCGCCCGGCTCGCCCGGCGGATCGGGCGGGACGTCGACGACGGCGACCACGGGGAACTGGCCGAGCAGGTCTGGACCGACTTCCTCGACCCGCTGGTCGACGACGGCCGCGAACTGCTCGTCCCGCTCGGCGAGCGGCGGCGGCGGGCGATAGACGTCGAGGCGGCGGCGCTCCGGGAGCGGCCGTTCCCGTCGACCCACGGGCTGGACTCCGGGACGATCAACCCGACCACGTTCAAGAACGGGCTGGTGCTCGACGTCGCGCAGGCGGCGATGAGCAGTTGCCCCTCGGACCTGGACCTGCACCGGTCGCGGAGCCTCGTCTCGACGGTCCACACGAGCGACGACACCGTCAAACTGCCCGAGGAGTGGGTCGAGTACGACGAGGGGTACGGCCGCCGGCGGGTGCTCCAGGCCCCGCGGGTGAGCCGCTTCACCGAGGGCGTCGTCCACGCGCTGGCGCTGTACCTCGCCGAGAGCGAGCACGCGCTCGAACACGCCGACCGCGTCGACGACCTGCTGATACTCGACGGGCCGCTGTACCCCAAGGAGCTTTTGAACTGGCAGGACCGCGACGCGGAGCTGCGGGAACTGGCCCACGACGCCAAGCCCAACGCGATAGTCGAGAACTACGTCCGCCTCGTCGAGCGGTTCATCGCCGACGGCACGCCCTTGGTCGGCTTCGTCAAGAACCCCTCCTCGAAGCTGATCACCCGGACGGTCGACCGGAAGGGTGCGCCCGCGCCGTGGGTCGACGACACGGCGCTTTTCACCCGCCTGCTGGAGCGCCGGGAGGACGGGGAGCGCCGCACCGACCAACTTACGTTCACCAACTGGTTCGTCTCGCGGGGCGGCTCGGACCGGACGCTCGCCGCCGACGGCGACGCGCTCGGCGTCGAGCGCGAACTCGATCCGGCGGCCTACGAGGTCACCTTCTTCGTCGTCTACGACCCGCGCGAGGACGTGCTGTACAAGGTCGAGGCGCCCTACGCCGTCACCTCGGACCCCGAGACCCGGGAGCGGCTGGAGCGCCACCTGCTCGCCGAGGTCGCCGCCGAGCGCGGCCCGCCGGCGGCCGTCCACAAGGCCGACGCGCTCGCCCGGATCAGCCGCGAGGAGAAGCGGTCGCTCCGCCGCGCGTTCGAGCGCTCGATGGACACCGAGAAACAGCGGACGTACGACGACGTGCGGTGGGACGCCGACCAGTAA
- a CDS encoding ABC transporter permease codes for MTDGGLGVRDLSGRMLVAVAAVLAFVALGVAALVAPGSFAATLFDIVASRSALASTLRLSVPIVFAALGGIYAEKSGVINIGLEGLLIISAFSAVYAADVTGSLWVGFVMGVLASTALAGLFAVVCIEYRADQIIAGLAVWLIALGLAPFASQVVYGGPNTTGVDSFSTISVPVLADLPFIGALFSAAPSVYLMFLAVAVCWYSLNRTTFGRRVRAAGENPKALDTAGVNVSWVRYRAVLLSGVLSGMGGASLAFNIGRFTGNGPTMVNGDGFIAIVAYLFGNYNPIGAMLSTMLFAGLDAVQIRLQTVQAVSVPDSLVQTIPFVTVILVLALVGKTQIPEAAGDHYESGED; via the coding sequence ATGACTGACGGCGGCCTCGGCGTCCGCGACCTCTCCGGGCGGATGCTCGTCGCCGTCGCCGCGGTGCTTGCCTTCGTCGCGCTCGGCGTGGCGGCGCTCGTCGCGCCGGGGTCGTTCGCGGCGACGCTGTTCGACATCGTCGCCTCGCGGTCCGCGCTCGCGTCGACGCTGCGCCTGTCGGTGCCGATCGTGTTCGCGGCGCTTGGCGGCATCTACGCCGAGAAGTCCGGCGTCATCAACATCGGGCTGGAGGGCCTGCTCATCATCTCCGCGTTCAGCGCCGTCTACGCGGCGGACGTGACGGGGTCGCTCTGGGTCGGCTTCGTCATGGGCGTGCTCGCCTCGACGGCGCTTGCGGGGCTGTTCGCCGTCGTCTGTATCGAGTACCGCGCCGACCAGATCATCGCGGGGCTGGCCGTCTGGCTCATCGCCCTCGGCCTCGCCCCCTTCGCCTCGCAGGTCGTCTACGGCGGTCCCAACACGACCGGCGTCGACTCCTTCAGCACGATCAGCGTGCCGGTCCTCGCGGACCTGCCGTTCATCGGGGCGCTGTTCTCGGCCGCGCCGTCGGTGTACCTGATGTTCCTCGCGGTCGCGGTCTGCTGGTACTCGCTCAACCGGACGACGTTCGGCCGGCGGGTCCGCGCGGCCGGCGAGAACCCCAAGGCGCTCGACACCGCGGGCGTGAACGTCTCCTGGGTGCGGTACCGCGCCGTGTTGCTCTCCGGCGTGCTCTCGGGGATGGGCGGCGCGTCGCTGGCGTTCAACATCGGCCGGTTTACCGGCAACGGCCCGACGATGGTCAACGGCGACGGGTTCATCGCCATCGTCGCCTACCTCTTTGGCAACTACAACCCCATCGGCGCGATGCTGTCGACGATGCTGTTCGCCGGCCTCGACGCCGTCCAGATCCGGCTCCAGACCGTGCAGGCGGTGTCGGTGCCGGACTCGCTGGTCCAGACCATCCCGTTCGTGACGGTGATCCTCGTGCTGGCGCTGGTCGGGAAGACCCAGATCCCGGAGGCCGCCGGCGACCACTACGAGTCCGGCGAGGACTGA
- a CDS encoding ABC transporter permease: protein MNGDRLPDRVRTALIDLSRTSAGERLLIALASLALAMLVGMVIMFVSGFIATCRSPVLTVGGQTLCYDPFLVYDRLFLGALGDPLAGGWSPLNPQFAVTLRETTVLIFTGLSVALAFRAGLFNIGTQGQLVVGALASALVVLWAAPALPGVAGTAVLIPLGLLSGALGGGLYGAIPGVLKAYADANEVITTIMLNFVAALVAQYLVTAHFGDPESQAIQTRTLPDNARFPSLLFDPRTDFALLALLIALVFVGGVYYLLEHTSFGYDLRTAGLQAKAAEYGGVNSARTIVASMTLSGALGGIGGAMYVMMILGKFQTGVPDYGFDGITVSILAGNNPLGAAAAALLFGVLKSGSTVVSFATDVPPQLVGVLRGLIILFVAMPEFFRLIGKRLARAEDREPAAAAGGGDDD, encoded by the coding sequence ATGAACGGCGACCGCCTTCCGGACCGCGTCCGCACCGCGCTCATCGACCTGTCGCGGACATCGGCCGGCGAGCGGCTGTTGATCGCGCTCGCGTCGCTGGCGCTGGCGATGCTGGTCGGGATGGTGATCATGTTCGTCTCCGGCTTCATCGCGACCTGTCGCAGCCCCGTGCTGACCGTCGGCGGGCAGACGCTGTGTTACGACCCGTTCCTCGTGTACGACCGCCTGTTCCTCGGCGCGCTCGGCGACCCGCTCGCGGGCGGGTGGTCGCCGCTGAACCCGCAGTTCGCCGTCACGCTCCGGGAGACGACGGTGCTCATCTTCACCGGCCTCTCGGTTGCGCTGGCGTTCCGCGCCGGGCTGTTCAACATCGGGACGCAGGGGCAACTCGTCGTCGGCGCGCTGGCGTCGGCGCTGGTCGTGCTGTGGGCCGCCCCCGCGCTGCCCGGCGTCGCCGGGACCGCCGTGCTCATTCCGCTCGGCCTGCTTTCCGGCGCGCTCGGCGGCGGGCTGTACGGGGCCATCCCGGGCGTCCTGAAGGCGTACGCGGACGCCAACGAGGTGATCACCACCATCATGCTCAACTTCGTCGCGGCGCTGGTGGCCCAGTACCTCGTCACCGCCCACTTCGGGGACCCGGAGAGCCAGGCGATCCAGACGCGGACGCTGCCGGACAACGCCCGGTTCCCCTCCCTGCTGTTCGACCCGCGGACGGACTTCGCCCTGCTCGCGTTGCTGATCGCCCTCGTGTTCGTCGGCGGCGTCTACTACCTGCTCGAACACACGTCGTTCGGATACGACCTCCGCACCGCCGGCCTCCAGGCCAAGGCGGCGGAGTACGGCGGGGTGAACTCGGCCCGTACGATCGTCGCCTCGATGACCCTCTCGGGGGCGCTGGGCGGCATCGGCGGCGCGATGTACGTCATGATGATCCTCGGCAAGTTCCAGACCGGCGTGCCCGACTACGGCTTCGACGGGATCACGGTGTCGATCCTCGCGGGCAACAACCCGCTCGGCGCGGCGGCCGCCGCGCTCCTGTTCGGCGTGTTGAAGTCCGGATCGACGGTCGTCTCCTTCGCGACGGACGTGCCGCCGCAACTGGTCGGCGTGCTCCGGGGGCTCATCATCCTGTTCGTGGCGATGCCGGAGTTCTTCCGGCTGATCGGCAAGCGCCTCGCCCGGGCGGAGGACCGTGAACCCGCCGCGGCCGCCGGGGGTGGTGACGATGACTGA
- a CDS encoding ABC transporter ATP-binding protein, with amino-acid sequence MTLAVHLDGITKRFPGVVANDDVTLRVEEGTVHALLGENGAGKTTLMNVLYGLYQPEAGDVIVDGTKREFDSPRDAIDAGVGMIHQHFMLVDPMTVAENITLGNEPTKWFGRTVDRERAREEVVELSERFGFDVDPDDRIDDVSVGVQQRVEILKALYRGADVLILDEPTAVLTPQEVEELFSVFEELTAQGKTIIFITHKLGEAMTAADDVTVLRDGENVGTVPADSVDRNDLAEMMVGREVLMDVDRPPADPGDPVLDCNGVSVVDDRGVRVVDDVSLRVREGEVFGIAGVDGNGQTELVEAITGLRNPDEGRIEAFGEEITTTSRRQRIESGMAYVPEDRQERGLVMDFDLVSNGLLGSQHSEPYASRGRIDWDHARDHAEGIVEEYDVRPPDADAEAESLSGGNQQKFVVGREFARDPRLVVASHPTRGVDIGSTEFIHDRINELRSEGKGVLLVSSKLDEVQSLSDRLAVMYEGEVMAVVDPERVTEEQLGLLMAGEHPEFEEGVASAEVTG; translated from the coding sequence ATGACATTGGCCGTCCACCTCGACGGGATCACGAAACGGTTCCCGGGGGTCGTCGCCAACGACGACGTGACGTTGCGCGTCGAAGAAGGCACGGTCCACGCCCTTCTCGGCGAGAACGGGGCCGGGAAGACGACGCTGATGAACGTGTTGTACGGCCTGTACCAGCCCGAGGCCGGCGACGTGATCGTCGACGGAACGAAGCGGGAGTTCGACTCCCCGCGTGACGCCATCGACGCCGGGGTCGGGATGATCCACCAGCACTTCATGCTGGTCGACCCGATGACCGTCGCCGAGAACATCACGCTCGGCAACGAGCCGACGAAGTGGTTCGGGCGGACCGTCGACCGGGAGCGCGCACGCGAGGAGGTGGTCGAACTCTCCGAGCGCTTCGGCTTCGACGTCGACCCCGACGACCGGATCGACGACGTCTCCGTCGGCGTCCAGCAGCGGGTCGAGATCCTCAAGGCGCTGTACCGCGGGGCGGACGTGCTCATCCTCGACGAGCCGACGGCGGTGCTCACCCCCCAGGAGGTCGAGGAGCTGTTCTCGGTGTTCGAGGAGCTCACCGCCCAGGGCAAGACGATCATCTTCATCACGCACAAGCTCGGCGAGGCGATGACCGCGGCCGACGACGTCACCGTCCTCCGCGACGGGGAGAACGTCGGCACCGTCCCGGCCGACTCGGTCGACCGCAACGACCTGGCCGAGATGATGGTCGGCCGCGAGGTGCTGATGGACGTCGACCGGCCGCCCGCCGACCCGGGCGACCCCGTGCTGGACTGTAACGGCGTCTCGGTCGTCGACGACCGCGGCGTCAGGGTCGTCGACGACGTGTCGCTGCGCGTCCGCGAGGGCGAGGTGTTCGGCATCGCCGGCGTCGACGGGAACGGCCAGACCGAACTCGTCGAGGCGATCACCGGGCTCCGGAACCCCGACGAGGGCCGGATCGAGGCGTTCGGCGAGGAGATCACGACGACGTCGCGCCGCCAGCGCATCGAAAGCGGGATGGCGTACGTCCCGGAGGACCGCCAGGAGCGCGGCCTGGTGATGGACTTCGACCTCGTGAGCAACGGCCTGCTCGGCAGCCAGCACTCCGAGCCCTACGCCAGCCGCGGGCGCATCGACTGGGACCACGCCCGCGACCACGCCGAGGGGATAGTCGAGGAGTACGACGTCCGGCCGCCCGACGCCGACGCGGAGGCCGAGTCGCTGTCGGGCGGGAACCAGCAGAAGTTCGTGGTCGGCCGCGAGTTCGCGCGGGACCCCCGGCTCGTCGTCGCGTCGCATCCCACCCGCGGCGTCGACATCGGGTCGACGGAGTTCATCCACGACCGGATCAACGAGCTCCGGAGCGAGGGGAAGGGCGTGCTGCTGGTCTCCTCGAAGCTGGACGAGGTCCAGTCGCTGTCCGACCGCCTCGCCGTGATGTACGAGGGTGAAGTGATGGCGGTCGTCGACCCGGAGCGCGTGACCGAGGAACAGCTCGGCCTGCTCATGGCCGGCGAGCACCCCGAGTTCGAGGAGGGCGTCGCGTCCGCGGAGGTGACCGGATGA
- a CDS encoding BMP family lipoprotein has protein sequence MPLDRRQFVGSVGTAGALAFAGCLGGGDDNSGSDTAANVGMVYATGGLGDGSFNDQAQSGIQRAEEDLGISYNESQPEEVAEFGNLQQQYAQSTSPDYDLVSCIGFLQADALSETAPEYSDQDFMIVDSVPTNEDGEQFGNVGSYVFSEHEGSFLIGMMAGRLTSQSFEAGSNSTSTDSTNVGFVGGVESDLIKKFEAGYTAGVKHANEDVDVQTSYVGGFSDPSGGKEAALSMYNSGADLIFHAAGQSGTGVFQAAQEQGRFAFGVDRDQSVTLPDYSGVILASMVKRVDTAVYTAVEQVVNDEFEGGATTALGLSDNGVEAVYGQDLGSQIPQEIKDEVSTARDDIINGDIDVPQSP, from the coding sequence ATGCCACTCGATAGACGCCAGTTCGTCGGGAGCGTCGGCACCGCAGGTGCCCTCGCTTTCGCGGGCTGTCTCGGCGGCGGCGACGACAACAGCGGCAGCGACACGGCAGCGAACGTCGGCATGGTGTACGCCACCGGCGGCCTCGGCGACGGGTCGTTCAACGACCAGGCCCAGTCGGGCATCCAGCGCGCCGAGGAGGACCTCGGCATCTCCTACAACGAGTCCCAGCCCGAGGAAGTCGCGGAGTTCGGCAACCTCCAGCAGCAGTACGCCCAGTCGACGAGCCCGGACTACGACCTCGTCTCCTGTATCGGCTTCCTGCAGGCCGACGCGCTGAGCGAGACGGCCCCGGAGTACTCCGACCAGGACTTCATGATCGTCGACTCCGTGCCGACGAACGAGGACGGCGAGCAGTTCGGCAACGTCGGCTCGTACGTGTTCTCGGAACACGAGGGATCGTTCCTCATCGGCATGATGGCCGGTCGGCTCACCAGCCAGTCGTTCGAGGCCGGTTCGAACTCGACGTCGACCGACTCGACGAACGTCGGCTTCGTCGGCGGCGTCGAATCCGACCTCATCAAGAAGTTCGAGGCCGGCTATACGGCGGGCGTGAAACACGCAAACGAGGACGTCGACGTCCAGACGTCCTACGTCGGCGGCTTCAGCGACCCCTCCGGCGGCAAGGAGGCGGCGCTGTCGATGTACAACTCCGGGGCGGACCTCATCTTCCACGCGGCGGGCCAGTCGGGCACCGGCGTGTTCCAGGCCGCCCAGGAGCAGGGCCGCTTTGCCTTCGGCGTCGACCGCGACCAGTCGGTGACCCTGCCGGACTACAGCGGCGTCATCCTCGCCAGCATGGTCAAGCGCGTCGACACCGCGGTGTACACCGCCGTCGAACAGGTCGTCAACGACGAGTTCGAGGGCGGTGCGACGACCGCGCTCGGCCTCTCCGACAACGGCGTCGAGGCCGTGTACGGCCAGGACCTCGGGAGCCAGATCCCCCAGGAGATCAAAGACGAGGTCTCGACCGCACGCGACGACATCATCAACGGCGACATCGACGTCCCGCAGTCGCCGTAA
- the gpmI gene encoding 2,3-bisphosphoglycerate-independent phosphoglycerate mutase, translating to MDAAVIILDGWGLSEGNPRSDADASDDGREPGGRDAVTGADTPNFDRLADAGAWGTLEVSGRRVGLPEGQMGNSEVGHLNIGAGRVVKQEYTRISDAIADGSFHTNDALQSASTYAKEHGGRVHFMGLVSDGGVHSDYEHLFALVEMAAERGVEAVTHAFMDGRDTDPTAGAGYLRELESVLDEHGTGDVATVSGRYYAMDRDQNWERTRRAYDAIVNRRAEHASASSVAAVEESYDRGDTDEFVEPTVVRDEPPLQDGDAVVFFNYRADRARQLTRMLADIDPVWEFETSPPDVEVVTMTQYDETFDLPVAFPPHRPADTLGETLADRGYTQLRIAESEKYPHVTYFLNGGREVEFEGELREIVESPPVATYDMQPEMSAAGVTDSAVRIVDSDDPDVLVLNYANPDMVGHTGNYDAAVVAVETVDEQLGRLVDHLTDRGSHVLITADHGNADDMGTEDDPYTAHTYNDVPFVYVSPDGTGAGRRVRSGGTLADIAPTVLSLMGVKQPAAMTGESLLE from the coding sequence ATGGACGCGGCCGTGATCATCCTCGACGGCTGGGGGCTGAGCGAAGGGAACCCGCGCAGCGACGCCGACGCGTCGGACGACGGGCGGGAGCCGGGCGGACGCGACGCCGTGACGGGGGCGGACACGCCCAACTTCGACCGCCTCGCCGACGCCGGCGCGTGGGGCACGCTGGAGGTGTCGGGCCGGCGCGTCGGCCTCCCCGAGGGACAGATGGGCAACAGCGAGGTCGGTCACCTGAACATCGGGGCCGGCCGGGTCGTCAAACAGGAGTACACGCGGATCAGCGACGCCATCGCCGACGGCTCGTTCCACACGAACGACGCGCTCCAGTCGGCGTCGACGTACGCGAAGGAACACGGCGGCCGGGTCCACTTCATGGGCCTGGTCAGCGACGGCGGGGTCCACTCCGACTACGAGCACCTGTTCGCGCTCGTCGAGATGGCCGCCGAGCGGGGGGTCGAAGCCGTCACGCACGCCTTCATGGACGGCCGCGACACGGACCCGACCGCCGGGGCCGGCTACCTCCGCGAACTGGAGTCGGTGCTCGACGAGCACGGCACCGGCGACGTGGCGACCGTCTCGGGCCGGTACTACGCGATGGACCGCGATCAGAACTGGGAGCGGACGCGGCGGGCGTACGACGCCATCGTCAACCGCCGGGCCGAACACGCCTCGGCGTCGTCGGTCGCCGCCGTCGAGGAGTCGTACGACCGCGGCGACACCGACGAGTTCGTCGAGCCGACGGTCGTGCGGGACGAGCCACCGCTGCAGGACGGCGACGCGGTCGTCTTCTTCAACTACCGCGCGGACCGCGCCCGCCAGCTCACCCGGATGCTGGCCGACATCGACCCCGTCTGGGAGTTCGAGACGTCGCCGCCCGACGTCGAGGTGGTGACGATGACCCAGTACGACGAGACGTTCGACCTGCCCGTCGCCTTCCCGCCCCACCGCCCCGCGGACACGCTCGGCGAGACGCTGGCCGACCGTGGCTACACCCAGTTGCGGATCGCCGAGTCCGAGAAGTACCCCCACGTCACCTACTTTCTTAACGGCGGCCGCGAGGTGGAGTTCGAGGGCGAACTCAGAGAGATCGTCGAGTCGCCGCCGGTCGCCACCTACGACATGCAGCCGGAGATGAGCGCCGCGGGCGTGACCGACAGCGCCGTCCGGATCGTCGACAGCGACGACCCGGACGTGCTCGTGTTGAACTACGCCAACCCCGACATGGTCGGCCACACCGGCAACTACGACGCCGCCGTCGTCGCGGTCGAAACCGTCGACGAACAGCTCGGCCGGCTCGTCGACCACCTCACCGACCGCGGCTCGCACGTCCTGATCACCGCCGACCACGGCAACGCCGACGACATGGGGACCGAGGACGACCCCTACACCGCCCACACGTACAACGACGTGCCGTTCGTCTACGTCTCGCCGGACGGCACGGGCGCGGGCCGCCGCGTCCGGTCGGGCGGCACGCTCGCCGACATCGCACCGACGGTGCTGTCGCTGATGGGGGTCAAGCAGCCGGCGGCGATGACCGGCGAGAGCCTGCTGGAGTGA
- the nadC gene encoding carboxylating nicotinate-nucleotide diphosphorylase — MPVTDRQVERWLREDLGHHDVTNDVPGETTGRLVAKEAGVAAGVEAAAATFDYLGVDAEPRVDAGDRVDAGDVVLTAAGEARAVLRAERVAVNLAGHASGVATRTREAVDAAREAADDVAVAGTRKTTPGLRGVEKRAVAAGGGDTHRLDLSHMVMVKENHVAELGLEAAVERFRERASFATKVEAEVEDPADAPRAAAAGADVVLLDNMSPSVTAEAVDLLRDAEADALAEASGGITVDDVPAYARTGVDVISMGALTHSAPSLDYSFRTG, encoded by the coding sequence ATGCCCGTCACCGACCGGCAGGTCGAGCGGTGGCTCCGCGAGGACCTGGGCCACCACGACGTGACCAACGACGTGCCCGGCGAGACGACCGGCCGCCTCGTCGCGAAGGAGGCCGGCGTCGCCGCGGGGGTGGAGGCCGCCGCCGCGACCTTCGACTACCTCGGCGTCGACGCCGAACCGCGCGTCGACGCCGGCGACCGCGTCGACGCCGGCGACGTCGTCCTGACCGCCGCGGGTGAGGCGCGGGCGGTCCTCCGGGCGGAGCGCGTCGCGGTCAACCTCGCGGGCCACGCCTCCGGGGTGGCGACGAGGACCCGCGAGGCGGTCGACGCGGCGCGCGAGGCGGCCGACGACGTCGCCGTGGCGGGCACCCGGAAGACGACGCCGGGGCTCCGCGGCGTCGAGAAGCGCGCCGTGGCGGCGGGCGGCGGCGACACCCACCGCCTCGACCTGTCGCACATGGTCATGGTCAAGGAGAACCACGTCGCCGAACTGGGGCTGGAGGCGGCCGTCGAGCGGTTCCGCGAGCGGGCGTCATTCGCCACGAAGGTCGAGGCCGAGGTCGAGGACCCGGCCGACGCGCCCCGGGCCGCCGCGGCGGGCGCGGACGTCGTCCTGCTGGACAACATGTCGCCGTCGGTGACGGCCGAGGCGGTCGACCTGCTCCGCGACGCCGAGGCCGACGCGCTCGCCGAGGCGTCCGGCGGGATCACGGTCGACGACGTGCCCGCGTACGCCCGGACGGGCGTCGACGTCATCTCCATGGGCGCGCTGACCCACTCCGCGCCGTCGCTCGACTACTCGTTCCGGACGGGGTAG
- a CDS encoding L-aspartate oxidase, with protein MTGATTADVLVVGSGIAGCSAALAAAREGADVLVVTKASRPEDANTDWAQGGVATTRGDPASFKRDVLAASDWTADPDAVDTLVEDAPAAVHDVLVETLGVPFDEGGAGYDFAREAGHSRERILHVDASTGRHLLRPFLDYLDGHGRVTVRDDTAALDLIASEGRVHGALLDTRPTGDPVFAGATVLATGGIGACYRRSTNPQAATGDGVAMAALAGADVADMEYVQFHPTAYAGDGDGSDTFLLSEAVRGEGALLRNGADERFMPAYHEDAELAPRDVVARAVAAERDATGGVRLDVEPLDFAADFPDLAAKCEERGVDPAAGVPVAPAQHFLCGGVAVDDRGRTSLDRLFAVGECARTGVHGANRLASTSLLEGLVWGRRAGRAAAGNDVVECDVPALRDSDPDLPERFAAEKFTRLRRVMAERAGIRRTPDGLERARAVLRRLKGEVDAYARTRTSRELYELRNAAVTGLLVVRAAAGNDESVGCHWVERPDAAAAGD; from the coding sequence ATGACGGGCGCGACCACCGCCGACGTGCTCGTCGTCGGCAGCGGCATCGCTGGCTGTAGCGCCGCGCTCGCCGCGGCCCGCGAGGGGGCGGATGTGCTGGTCGTCACCAAGGCGTCCCGCCCCGAGGACGCAAACACCGACTGGGCGCAGGGCGGCGTCGCCACCACGCGGGGCGACCCGGCGTCGTTCAAGCGCGACGTGCTGGCGGCAAGCGACTGGACCGCCGACCCCGACGCCGTCGACACCCTCGTCGAGGACGCCCCCGCGGCGGTCCACGACGTGCTCGTGGAGACGCTGGGCGTGCCGTTCGACGAGGGCGGCGCGGGCTACGACTTCGCCCGCGAGGCGGGCCACTCCCGCGAGCGGATCCTCCACGTCGACGCCAGCACGGGGCGACACCTCCTCCGGCCGTTCCTCGACTACCTCGACGGCCACGGCCGCGTGACGGTCCGGGACGACACCGCCGCGCTCGACCTGATCGCGAGCGAGGGTCGGGTCCACGGCGCGCTACTCGACACGCGTCCGACCGGGGACCCCGTCTTCGCCGGCGCGACGGTGCTCGCCACCGGCGGGATCGGCGCGTGCTACCGCCGGTCGACGAACCCGCAGGCCGCCACCGGCGACGGGGTCGCGATGGCGGCGCTCGCCGGGGCCGACGTGGCCGACATGGAGTACGTGCAGTTCCACCCGACGGCGTACGCGGGCGACGGGGACGGGAGCGACACGTTCCTGCTCTCGGAGGCCGTCCGGGGCGAGGGCGCGCTGCTGCGCAACGGCGCCGACGAGCGGTTCATGCCGGCGTACCACGAGGACGCCGAACTCGCCCCGCGGGACGTGGTCGCCCGCGCCGTCGCCGCCGAGCGCGACGCCACCGGCGGGGTGCGGCTGGACGTGGAACCGCTCGACTTCGCCGCCGACTTCCCGGACCTGGCCGCGAAGTGCGAGGAGCGCGGCGTCGACCCCGCGGCCGGCGTCCCGGTCGCGCCCGCCCAGCACTTCCTCTGTGGCGGCGTCGCGGTCGACGACCGCGGGCGGACGAGCCTCGACCGCCTCTTCGCCGTCGGGGAGTGTGCCCGCACCGGCGTCCACGGCGCGAACCGCCTCGCGAGCACCAGCCTGCTGGAGGGGCTGGTGTGGGGTCGCCGCGCCGGCCGGGCGGCCGCCGGCAACGACGTCGTCGAGTGCGACGTGCCGGCCCTGCGGGACAGCGACCCGGACCTGCCCGAGCGGTTCGCGGCGGAGAAGTTCACCCGGCTGCGCCGCGTGATGGCCGAGCGGGCCGGCATCCGCCGGACGCCCGACGGGCTCGAACGCGCCCGGGCCGTCCTCCGGCGGCTCAAGGGCGAGGTCGACGCCTACGCCCGCACCCGGACCTCGCGGGAGCTGTACGAACTGCGCAACGCCGCGGTGACGGGGCTGCTCGTCGTCCGCGCCGCCGCCGGGAACGACGAGTCCGTCGGCTGCCACTGGGTCGAGCGGCCGGACGCGGCGGCCGCGGGGGACTGA